The window ACATCTATCGAGCGCAATGGAAGCATGTGCAGGTGCTCGCTGATATCTTTTGGCGTCATTGGAGGAGGGAATACCTGAGCATTCTACAAACCCGCCGTAAATGGAAGCATGAACATCGCAACCTGAATCCTGATGATGTTGTACTTATTCGAGATTCTTCGGAGCATCGGAACAATTGGCCAGTAGGCGTTGTCTCGAGAGTTTTTAAGAGTGAAGATGACTTAGTCCGGAAAGTTGAGGTTAGAACCATCCGTGACGGGAAACCTACCTTCTATACCAGACCAGTGCAAGAACTTGTCGTGTTGTTAGAGTAATAGTCTAGTCGAACCTTGTCATCGATtgtttattgtattatttttctttactaaatgtaATAGTGGTATCAGTAAGATACCAGACGGGGAGTGTGCTGTAATCAAAcaagagttatgcccctttttTATCTTTGTTGTACGAGTTATctaatgtttttgtattttggaACTCTTCAATGTTTTCGTTGATCCAACGTTTTACCTAGTCGAAATACACGAGGTGCTCCACCTtcgttttcttgattttgctatCCTAGCCTGCTCAAAATGTAAGACTGATTATATAAACTCATAGTTATGAATATCTCTGTTTCTTAGATTGCTTTTTATGTGTAAATCAACTCTTTTTAATCGAACACGGTTTAATACTTTAATCGATACTTTGGCGGCCATATTTAAATGTgctatttatgtatatttagtatcaacaatttgttttaaaagtttctggTATATTAATAGATCTTGAATTTATTAAGCTTTCTGAATATGTAATTTCTCTCTATTAACTCTTAAAGATAGCTTACTAGAATATAAATGCATGTGACTGTGTGTGTATTGTATGACATGGTATTGTAATGGTGTCTTTATTTGTGTTCTATTTTTTGTTACAGCCTTTTACCATATGTTGGCATACGCTTTATCAATAAAACTTAGAAGATTGTAACATTGCCTTCCATGGTTAACTTAGCTGTTCTTCTAACAGCACATGAGTACAGAAACATCATATTGGATGCTATTATATGGAACGCCTGGACTGTCTTATCATggcaaaaataaatttgttatgtGCTTATATTATTATGTAGCGTGCTTTAATCGTTATGTGATGTCCTTGTATCATTATGTGGTGTGCTTTTATCATTATGTGGTGTACTCCTTCTATTATGTGATGTGCATTCATTATTATGGCGTGTGCATTTGGTATTATGTGATGTGCATTTGGCATTATGTGATGTGAATTTGACAGTATGTGATGTGCATTCATCCTTATGTGATGTGCAGTTTTCATTATGGCATGTGCATATATCATTATGGCATGTGCTTTTCTAAGTATGTGATGTGGTTCCGTCTTTACCGAATGTACTTTTAAAGATCATTATGCGATATGCTTTTTTCTTTACGCGATGtacttttttattcattacGTCATGTACAAACATCCTTTTGTTATGTACAAACATCATTATGTGGTGTGCAAACTTCGTTATGATGATGTGATGACGTCACACTATCCGGGTCATTTGGAAAAATGGACGACattaaactaattttaaaaaacattgatcTCCCAAATTTAGCAAATAACTTTGCGGAGGCAAATGTAAACAACGTTGATATTTGCAACAGTTTAAGCGATGTAGATCTATCGAGGCTTGGAATCGCCACGATCGGCGATAGGATTCGTTTTAGGGAAGAGCTTAGACGCAGTAAGTATGCTCACGTGCTCGTGTCTAGAAGAcgaattaatttgatttaaagttataattaattaatgaagtttGAATCATACATATTAACCTATAGATTAATGTTTACCAATTGCTTGACCAAAAACCTTGCGGGTTTTCACACATTTTATTGTAGAAAATGTTTTGAGAAATAGAAAGTGGATTGAGTTGTTTCCCTTTGCTGGACAAACGAAAAGgtcaaaaggggggggggggggcaatctTTCCGATTATTTCCCTTCTTTGTGCTACCAAATATTTTGGCGtcctttgaaatttctttaaatctatTTTATTCCTCTAAATTACAAGTCTACATTTAGAAACCCAtgccccaccccacccccaaagATGGACATAGCTTTTGTAATATGGGTCTTGCCCTGCTACAGCTTGGGTTTTTCGGATGGGAGGTTGACTTGCACACGATGAGgaagaaaaaattcaaacatgacTGTGCCCTGGTTTATTTCAATaactatttaattaaaattaagctGTTTTACAGGCATATAGCATTGttttggaaaggggggggggcagactcatccaaaaaatcttgacaagcaaagtATACCTTAACtttaatttcactgtttatttccttattttcaattcaattttttacatggtcccataaaaaggggggggggggcaactctatattaattcatttttttgtatgtaaatttcagaaaaacCAAAGTGGCACCCCCCCTCCCAATGCTACGTACCTGGTTTTTACAATACTCACAGACTTGAAATTAATATATTCTTTTAACCAAACTGAAGAATGACTTGGCAAAAAACGATCACACCGGAAATCAACCTTTCTATCAAATTGAAAGTATAAATGGCATTggattaaaaatcatttaaattcgcgATAATTGACActaaacaacaacaaagaagtttaatttcatttacacaACTATGGCAGACTGCATGTCACAGTAGTATGTACaatttagataattttattttaatacagaCCTATTCaatttacctgtattttgagatggcccataaaaagaaccagatgatagattttcttaaaatttcacaaatttaGAAGAGTGGGTATATTTTacttttggttaaaaataaaggGTTTTGCTCTTGTAGTTTTTACAAACATAggtttaaatatattgtttcaaCTGTGTTTAATCTTAATAAAACTATTATAGTACGTGtgatttaaagttttaaacaataaatataagcattaccgGTACATATTGATTGTTCTGTATACAAAGcgattttaaattgatcattgagatacatgtatgtcatttatgtgaaaaattCAACATGTTACCACTCATGCATCTGATCTGCATGGGGTTAAGGTCACTTCATCATCAATGGGACGGCGGGGGGTTGGGGTTCCAATCCCTACATGTggttaatatacacatgtaataaaaaGTATCTCAATTGTTTTGTACAACAATGTTTCACTTTTTACAGTATCACTTCCATCTCAGAACAATCAGCATAACCAGCATGAAATACGAGCTTTATTCAGACCAGTGAGGGGTACATCTACATCAGGAAGAATTAAAAAGCAGAAGAAAAGAAGAACATGGACCTGTGAATTTATTTGTCTGAGTGAAACAGATGCGATGAAAGTCCCAACAAGAGAGGAAAAACTTGCACTAGTTAAAGCGGGACTTGGCTCCAAAAAGATCCAATTTAATGCAGATGATACAGAGGAGCTATTTCAGCAGAAATTGATTGGTGAGGATGGGTTCAGTAAGCTGAGTGACTGTGGTGGGTTTGAAATAATGAGATGTATAAGTAATTGTAGAAACCTAGAAGTTATTTCTTGTAGAAGAACCCCAGAAGTTATGAAGTCCTTTGTGGGATGtcaaagtaaactttacatcagACCCATACAACGTGCATTGTCTCTTGAGGCCGACAATTCTTTGTTAACAGAAGCTTCTGCTACCATTACAGAAAAATGTTGTCACTGTGAACAAATAATACCAATAGATGAACTCAGAGACCATGTTTACACTTGTGTGCGAGAAAAGGAACTCTGTTCAGATCAGATTATGAATATTGTGATAGAGTGCTCCTCGTCCCATGAATCTCAATATTATTCAGATGATCTCCCTGATCCTGAATTTGACATTTATAATGCTGCCCTTACAGCTACAAATAATACTGATCAATTAACTAATTCTGCAATCCCAGTACCTAGATCCAATGAGACAGTACCAGTTTTAGAGCCACCAGTTATTCCATCCAGTTCAATTGCATCAACAGCAGAAAACTCAGCGGAAACGTCGAGAACGGAAGCTAGGACAGAATCATACATACAGGAACCTAATGCAGACTTGGTGGGATCAACAGGAAATTCGGATTCATGGAACTATgaaactatttcaaatataattaaattttgctcAGAAAAAAAGATTGAGGATCctattgaaattttgaaaattgcgcaagataaaattattaaagGCAGAAAACTGGAACTAGAATCTGAAAGTGGAACAATAGAAGGAGCGACCAATTTTATTTTGGTGGACAGAGAGAACCTGTTAGAGACAGcatttgttgaaataaaagaGATTGTTGATCTCAGAAATACATTGGAAGTCCAATTTTATGAAGAAGTaagataattattattttgttactGGGGATTTTAATGACTCTTCTATCTCTATTTAATATTTCACAATAATGTTACCTATGcttatttgaatgttttcaaaTCCCCTTTACACTGtgcatgattttaataaatgtctAGATGCAATTTTACAAATAGATGTACTTATAGCTTACAAAACTTATGGTCCCaactgtaaaatattaatatacttCATAGAAAATAGAAATCCTTCATATGATAtgtaaaattaacattattctAGAATTTAGGTACATTCGTACCGTTTTACCAGTTTTACAGTAGTGTACAATTAAGCAtagatgtataaaaaaaaacacatgcatATATATCTTGTTTACAGAATGCTGTTGACCTTGGTGGGCCTCGCAGAGAATTTTTTACATTGGTATTGAGGCAGATACAAGAACATTACTTTGATCCTGTTCGGGAATACTCAGACAATTATGAAATAGTTGGAAAGATATTGGGTAAGAGATTACATGTGTTGACTAAAGTGAGGGGTATGTATGATAGCAGACAAAAATTTCTGAATTTGTGCATAGAAAAAGCATATACTGAATTATTTTTGCCCCATGTTTATTTTTGTCCTTCTTTACATATACTTGCATTCAGTTTCGCCCGTTTTGAATTCACCTAAGAACAGTTAACATTGTTATTTGaaggagatacatgtatataaaataaagttgAGACATTTGAATTGCCCATGCAgtcttaattttactttttacatgGGCGAAAGAGGCAAAAGTACTAAACAGGGGCAAATTTTTTCGCTATATCATATGaagtatacatttatatatatatttttttatatatatttaacaatagTGAATTGTTTTGAACTTGTAATCAGCTTGACAGTCGATTGGAAATGTGAAAAGATGTATGTTTGCATTTTTTCAAGCTTTAAGTATGCTCCAAAGTGGACCTTTGCCAAGAGTGCTATCAGCCAGTTTAGTTGAGGAGGTGTTTAACAATTCTTCACCCAGGGCATTTGTGCATGATTTACGAAGAGGACTGGATGCATTATGTTTATATGAGGTAACATTGATTGACAATCAAAACCACTCGTCCCTAATGATATAATCTCATTGTGTTTACCAGTAaggcctaagaaaaaaaattgtttgtttccgctttcccgaccgaccctagctTTTACCCCCGGACTCAAAACTTTTTTGAAggatttttgatggaaaatcgtttattttcgtttttatccgatttggaaaaaaattactcaaaattttggtcacaaaaacgcttgaagcagttactcttctcaaatcagtgtaactcaaacattttgtttcaaaatggctgtatgtttccatatgtgttgtagattttaataatgctctcatcgtcggcaaatatcatttttgtgttttcttaagaccagcttaatagtcaaaaatgatattaaaagtatttctcattttataccaTTCAGCAGTGTCAGTGTATCTAACCGGCATTTATGGATACTctaatattaaaggaaaaaaaaattgaaaaaataaaaaaaaattccgactgaccgaccctactttttttcagcatgaaagaggaaacaaactatttttttttgttaggcctaacTGTAATTTTGGCAGTTATAAATGAATAACGAAAGAGCTGTGCTTAATGAGGAAACGATACTAGATGTATTAATtttagtgaaagatgataataatttattgtttgttaGGATTTCATCAACATATGATTTTATGGACCTTTATTCCAAAATATAGCCAAATGTCTCCTggtccacacacacacacacacacacacacacacattatcTTTTTGCCTATAAActtagaaagaaaataaaattccatatatttatacccccgctccataggagaagggggtatactgttttacccttgtgtgtctgtctgtccttctgtctgtccgtccataaCAAAactttctgtcgcatttatctcagcaactatttatcgcagatctATGCCAACTTTCTGtaaaatgtcgactttgcttattttgcatattcacatcagagcggggtatcactagtgagcattggctcacagatatcttgtttaaattaaaatgtgaaTACTGTTTAATACCTGGTActtttttacatctttttaaagagctcttcttctaaaggacaATATTTTTCACTCGAAAATGGCCACAGCTCAAGATctcataaaagttaaaattatatatacatgtattagtaactAGTGTTTTTTAAGGGTCCTCCACACCCTTGGGAAAAGTTCTGCACAGATTGACTGAACTCCTaaattacttaaaaatataGATTTCTAGCATGTGTTTGACTCAAAAATGACAGAAAGCCTTTTTAATTTTGGGAGAAAAAccaactttaaaaatttatcactAAATTTCAGTAAATTCATGGAAAAATTTTCCTACAGTATTCAAACACAAAACATGCAGTAGTTTGCAGCTGCAACCATTGTGCTATAGAGATGGATAACAAAATTGGCAATTATATAACACAGTTTCACAAAGGGTCAAATTCGCATTTTGTGGTGTCCTGTCATAAAAAGTAGAAGCCACGGGTAGCGAGGattcttaaagctgaacaccgcttgtaaaatttaaagctgaacaccgctcgtaaaaaGGCAATGTTTGCCATATTTTTCCATCATCACCGCTtccctacaacccctatatGAGCTGCACACCTCTTAACAGTTTTTAGAAATTTCACTGTAGAAGTCTCACCTGTGCTGTGTTAATCGGTCGTGGTGAAATTTTACACACTTTTTTAAAGCCAAGAGAATACCAGCATCAAATAAacaggtcaatgcattattGCAAACAGAATACGCATATAAAATGAGAAGAAATTGCATAAAACCCAAAGACCATGAAATGAATACTACACGTCGGCCACAAGTTTCAGGTTTGCAATCGGCTATAACAAAATTGAAGAGTTTATATACCTGTGTGAAAGTGCCTGTTCATGAGCAGTGTTCAGCATTAAGAAGTATTTGCTATTTTGAATGGTCAGTTTGTCATTACACTTCCACTTGTTTTTAACAGCTGGCTTGTCATCTTCCAACATTTATCCATCTTTTTACACCTCGGGATCGACAGAAAATTACATTAAAGCTGCTTACAAGCACAATTAAACCACAGTTTTCTCCAGAAGGAAGTAATAGAAGACAAAAAGAAAGCAAAATTTATGCAAAATATGTGAAATATTTGAGAGAGGCTgcaagtaaatacaaataaaagatatttGATGTACCGTaggagtacatgtattactggtacatgtatattgtataggGGGAAATATTTGCCCTTGTTTGATTTACTACCTGTGTTTGCACTCATTTACAGTGAACTACATGGAAGCGTTTAATAGGTGTTAACTCCAGAACTTCTAACTTTTCTTATTTACCCATTAaacacattctctctctctctctctctctccttctctctctctcaactccGCCTTCTACGATCCGATTGGACAagggtcagtcaaaacattatgTTGAAACTTTTTTGGAGTTACCGCCTATTAAGCGTTTCTACGTAGTTTGCTATACAGTCAGAATGTTAAAAACAAGCAACTGTTTGcagttaatatacatgtattagtaaaaCCAtgaatataacatatatatacatgtcgctctcgagcgctagcaacttTTACTGGAATAAGCATGCTCGACTTCAAGGTAGGGCATTGTGGGAatactactgtagataaactgtaccatgtCAATTTCGTTTTTATCATCTACATATGTTctgaaattttgtattttgatgtaaatgcCAAAAAGTAACAGTATCTTAGGTCTTATAAtacattaaacaatttaaaaaaaaaaacagctttttTTAACAACCTTCAATCTTGGAAAACAACATCGGATATTTTTTCCGAGCTTGTCTGAAAGGCCTGAGAATATATGATTGCTCCAAAACAGTACCAGTGGTTCTACTGAtcccgtatttttttttatcagaaaattgGAAGTATTTTCAGTAAATACAGAATGATTAAAGCACAGTTAATGAGTTATCCCATTGCCGATGTCAAACCCACTCTAAATTCACCACCCCACCCAAAACACAACTACAGTGCATTCCTACTAATATTTAATCGattcaaaaaattaaaccaaTGGTTTAGAAGTCttcttttgtgttttattaTGGCTACAGCACTAGCttaccaatctttttaaaagacaaGCTTGTGATCTCTTTAATGTTGAACTTCAACTGCCTTTAAGGTAACTTATTAGGTCCCAGGTCTGTAGGCACCCTACAGTGATCACTTCGCCCTTCCATCCATCAGAGATCTCTTGTTGGGAGCATATCATCTCTCCCCTTGGCCAAATCTTACTTATACTTCATCCACAGAAAGCCTTTGGGTAGAGGATGTGCAATTACCTTAAACCATGTTTCTAGgtctaaggttaaggtcatgGCAGAATTATATgcaaaaaagctgaaacttgtatggaagcatcatcatgtacccaagtgtagattcaagtttgttcaaattgtgacccccaggggtagggtggggccacaatgggggtttgTATTTTACATAGggatttatagaaaaaaatcaaaattctctTCAAGTCTTATCATCCTTTTCTCTATTACATTATGTATTTGAGTGGGACCATTTGAGATGTTCACTATTTCAATAATATCTACTTTGTTTTGCTCTACTGAGCTGTAGCCTTAAAGCAGCTTTTCTCATCTAAAGTTGTCTTGCGTCTGTAGTCATTAGCACTGTATGGTGTTATCTTTATCATACTAGTTATTGTTGTATGGTGCAGTTATTTACAGTTATTTAACTGCTTTCCAGTaggaaataaatttcattttattagaattttgtaaataacaaaaCCCATGTTCTTGTTTTTTAGGTGGTAGACGTGGGGATGTTACTCTTGCAAAAATTCTTCGGTTTTGCACTGGATCAGAAGAGGAACCACCACTTGGTTACCAGATTCAGCCAACAATGGAATTTGTCGAAAGACAATCATTCCTGCCAACAGGAAATACATGCATCAACAAAATGCAATTAACCATACCTGTAAATGAGGAGCCAACAGAAGATGCACTGTTCAACTTTTTTGACTTTGCGTTTTGCAATTCGTACTTTGGTTTACAATGATTAAGTGAGCTTTTCAGACCACGCAATGTTGTCCGCCTGTCCATGGCAACTTTTTATACACACTCTCTgtaggagagggggtatactgttttacccttgtgtgtctgtctgtctgtttgtccttCAGTCTGTCTATAACAGAAATTTCGGttgcatttttctcagcaactattcattgcaggggcttgaaattttaacgcactatttgtttaggcatgccatatgttGGGATCTAGTTTTGTACCAATCttacatcaacttcctgttaaatgacaacattttttattttaagccaaaattttcaaacaaattttcctcaaagattacACAGCAACTTTTCATTGCAGATGCTTAACCTTAACACAGGCTTTGATAAGGCATGTTATATGATGGAAttcatttttgtaccaattggacataaatttcctgttaaatgatgactttgtgTATACGTTTAGCCCACcggtaaattttatttttgtcaaagatttctcagcaacttcCGGTATTCATTGCAGATGCGTGAAATATTAAgacattcaagtttgtttaggcatgccatatggaGTGAATTAGTTTTTTATCATAAgtcaactttctgttaaatgttgacttttctttttttgcatataCACATCAGATCGGGggtattactagtgagcattggttCACGGATATCTTGTTCATTTTCAAAGATTACTTGTTTTATAGCCTTccacataaaaaatgaaactgaatATTATAAAAGCTTGATTATTAAAGGCATGCAGGTCTctttaaaattaccaaaattttgcaattttgatCCCTGCCGCTAAGGTATAGATAAGTTGAGATTCCTCAGATTCTTGAACCCCACCCCAAGCccatttttacagttttaattttaataaaaacattaatatttgtatgaaCTGTGTCATGTTAAAGTTTGTCCTTGGACTGTGTCATGTTAAAATTGGTTCTTAGACTTCTTGTTTTGAATAGAAActtaaatatttgtatgaacTCTGTCATGATAAAGTTGGTCCTCGGactttttgtttcaaatagaAACTTTACTATTTGTATGAACTCTTGTCATGTTAAGTTGGTCCTTGGACTGTGTAATGTTAAGTTTGTCCTTGGACTTCTTGTTTTGAATAGATACTTTAATATCTGTTTTGAACTCTGTCATGATAAAGTCGGTCCTCTGactttttgtttcaaatagaAACTTTAATATTTGTATGAACTCTTGTCATGTTAAGTTGGTCCTTGGACTGTGTCATGTTAAGTATGTCATTGGACTGTGTCATGTTAAGTTGGTCCTTGGACTGTGTCATGTTAAAGTTGGTTCTTGGAATTCTTGTTTTGAATAGATATACTTTAAGATTTGTATGAACTGTCTCATAAGTTTGCTCATGAACTTCTTGTTTTGAATAGAAACTTTATCAGGATTTCTAAACATTGACTTAAATGAAAGTTTGTGtggtaaatgtatattttgttaaaggaATATCAGCAAAAAGTTAAATATCTTAAAGTTTTGTACTGATGACATGTTTGTCAAATTGTTTCCTGtacatttctgatttttagctcaccaagacgaagtgt is drawn from Crassostrea angulata isolate pt1a10 chromosome 5, ASM2561291v2, whole genome shotgun sequence and contains these coding sequences:
- the LOC128185494 gene encoding uncharacterized protein LOC128185494, coding for MNIVIECSSSHESQYYSDDLPDPEFDIYNAALTATNNTDQLTNSAIPVPRSNETVPVLEPPVIPSSSIASTAENSAETSRTEARTESYIQEPNADLVGSTGNSDSWNYETISNIIKFCSEKKIEDPIEILKIAQDKIIKGRKLELESESGTIEGATNFILVDRENLLETAFVEIKEIVDLRNTLEVQFYEENAVDLGGPRREFFTLVLRQIQEHYFDPVREYSDNYEIVGKILALSMLQSGPLPRVLSASLVEEVFNNSSPRAFVHDLRRGLDALCLYELACHLPTFIHLFTPRDRQKITLKLLTSTIKPQFSPEGSNRRQKESKIYAKYVKYLREAASGRRGDVTLAKILRFCTGSEEEPPLGYQIQPTMEFVERQSFLPTGNTCINKMQLTIPVNEEPTEDALFNFFDFAFCNSYFGLQ
- the LOC128182749 gene encoding uncharacterized protein LOC128182749, which codes for MDDIKLILKNIDLPNLANNFAEANVNNVDICNSLSDVDLSRLGIATIGDRIRFREELRRISLPSQNNQHNQHEIRALFRPVRGTSTSGRIKKQKKRRTWTCEFICLSETDAMKVPTREEKLALVKAGLGSKKIQFNADDTEELFQQKLIEEPQKL